One segment of Rhodopirellula baltica SH 1 DNA contains the following:
- a CDS encoding ATP-dependent DNA helicase codes for MSEPLSIDSILGPGGSISRRLPRYEPREQQLEMARSVSSALTDREHLVVEAGTGTGKSFAYLAAAILHATSDQTESGSQKPKRSSDDVDDRIGPAGDRDKESDRPKRVLISTHTISLQEQLIGKDIPLLNSVIPREFSAVLVKGRNNYLSLRRMGRAVEKSVSLMANDFQMQQLREIRKWSDNTPDGSLSTLPIKPDGQVWDEVRSDTGNCLRNKCPNFKDCFYFQARRRAQNAQLLIVNHAMLFTDIAMRRQGVSLLPDYDAIILDECHTIESVASDHLGIRLTSGQFDYLFDRLYNDRQQKGLLVAHNLDALQKMVDRCRFAASEMFAGVLDWMQESRSRNGRVHHPEVVPNPLSEPMEILARRLRAHADAQDNDSDRQDFQSAHDRLLALAGGLREWLDQSLKQESVYWVETSGSRRGMDRVSLSASPIDIGQTLREEVFQNEQIGSVIMTSATLATGEQDKFKFFRSRVGLTTGRSLQVGSPFDYEKQAKLIIVRGLPDPSAKRDEFEAALPQQIKRFVGHTDGHAFVLFTSYSLLRKCAEAITPWCIERDLHLYSQAGDQNRTQLLDSFRKDPRGVLLGTDSFWQGVDVPGDALTNVVITKLPFSVPDHPLLEARLETIRARGGHPFPDYQLPEAVIKFRQGFGRLIRTRDDSGMVVVLDPRIRSKPYGRLFLSALPPLPCHDVGTVPRQKTKKQ; via the coding sequence GTGAGCGAACCACTCTCGATCGATTCGATATTGGGCCCCGGCGGCAGCATCAGCCGACGACTACCACGCTACGAACCTCGCGAACAGCAGCTCGAGATGGCTCGTTCGGTCTCTTCGGCATTGACCGACCGCGAGCATTTGGTCGTCGAAGCAGGCACGGGTACCGGTAAGAGCTTTGCCTATCTGGCTGCCGCGATTCTTCACGCAACATCTGATCAAACAGAATCGGGTTCGCAAAAACCCAAGCGTTCGTCGGACGATGTCGATGATCGTATTGGCCCCGCTGGTGATCGGGACAAAGAATCCGATCGGCCAAAACGCGTCCTGATCTCAACACACACGATCAGCCTGCAAGAACAACTGATTGGCAAAGACATCCCGCTGCTCAATAGCGTCATCCCACGAGAGTTTTCTGCGGTGCTGGTGAAGGGCCGCAACAACTACTTGTCGCTACGAAGGATGGGACGAGCGGTCGAGAAATCAGTGTCATTGATGGCCAATGATTTCCAAATGCAGCAGCTTCGCGAAATTCGCAAGTGGTCCGACAACACTCCTGACGGCTCGCTCTCAACATTGCCGATCAAACCCGACGGTCAGGTTTGGGACGAGGTCCGCAGTGACACGGGCAATTGCCTTCGCAATAAATGCCCGAACTTCAAGGACTGCTTTTACTTCCAAGCCCGACGCCGTGCCCAGAACGCACAACTGTTGATCGTCAATCACGCGATGCTGTTCACCGACATCGCAATGCGACGGCAGGGTGTTTCACTGCTGCCTGACTACGACGCGATCATCCTCGACGAATGCCACACCATTGAATCCGTCGCCAGTGACCACCTCGGCATTCGATTGACCAGCGGCCAATTTGATTACCTGTTCGACCGTCTCTACAACGACCGCCAACAAAAGGGTTTGCTCGTCGCGCACAACCTGGATGCGTTGCAGAAGATGGTCGACCGATGCCGGTTTGCGGCCAGCGAAATGTTTGCCGGTGTGCTGGACTGGATGCAAGAATCACGCTCTCGCAACGGCCGGGTGCATCATCCCGAAGTGGTGCCCAACCCGCTCAGCGAACCGATGGAGATTCTCGCTCGGCGGCTGCGTGCTCACGCCGACGCACAAGACAACGACTCCGATCGGCAAGACTTCCAATCCGCTCACGATCGACTTCTCGCCTTGGCCGGTGGCCTTCGCGAATGGCTCGACCAATCGCTCAAACAAGAATCGGTCTATTGGGTTGAAACCTCCGGCAGCCGTCGCGGAATGGACCGAGTCTCTTTGTCCGCCTCCCCAATCGATATTGGCCAAACGCTTCGCGAAGAAGTGTTTCAGAATGAACAAATTGGCTCCGTCATCATGACCAGTGCCACGTTGGCGACCGGCGAACAAGACAAGTTCAAATTCTTCCGCAGTCGCGTTGGCCTGACGACTGGCCGCTCACTCCAAGTCGGCAGCCCGTTTGATTATGAGAAGCAAGCCAAGCTGATCATCGTTCGTGGACTCCCTGATCCATCAGCGAAACGAGACGAATTCGAAGCGGCGCTTCCCCAACAAATCAAGCGATTCGTTGGACACACCGATGGCCACGCGTTTGTGCTGTTCACGAGTTACTCGTTGCTTCGCAAATGTGCTGAGGCGATCACACCGTGGTGCATCGAACGTGACCTGCACTTGTACAGCCAAGCGGGCGATCAAAACCGAACGCAACTGCTCGATTCATTCCGCAAAGATCCACGTGGCGTGCTGCTTGGCACCGACAGCTTCTGGCAGGGAGTCGACGTTCCTGGCGACGCTCTCACCAACGTCGTGATTACGAAGCTGCCGTTCTCTGTTCCCGACCATCCGCTACTGGAAGCACGGCTAGAAACCATCCGCGCCCGCGGCGGCCACCCATTCCCTGACTACCAATTGCCCGAAGCCGTGATCAAATTCCGGCAAGGGTTTGGACGCCTGATCCGCACCCGCGATGACTCCGGAATGGTCGTGGTTCTGGATCCACGAATCCGATCCAAACCCTACGGCCGACTTTTCCTCAGCGCACTTCCGCCTTTGCCATGTCACGATGTCGGCACCGTCCCACGACAAAAGACAAAGAAGCAATGA
- a CDS encoding DUF4339 domain-containing protein: MSVWFVQKGDEQLGPYKPAELLALVRDGSVVAETRIRKDDSNWFTASEVGGLFEAARRPSIEHYCPQCNVRVSQPPTICPECGKDLDRTKTRIIEHSIGQSKRSSDTPSAGPSDSAKRWLQKKIRRDKK; the protein is encoded by the coding sequence ATGTCCGTTTGGTTTGTTCAGAAAGGCGATGAACAACTCGGTCCGTACAAGCCCGCCGAATTATTGGCTTTGGTGCGAGACGGATCGGTCGTCGCGGAAACCAGGATTCGCAAGGACGATTCCAACTGGTTCACAGCCTCCGAGGTCGGAGGATTGTTTGAAGCCGCGCGACGACCATCGATTGAACACTACTGCCCACAGTGCAACGTTCGCGTGAGCCAACCGCCCACGATCTGCCCCGAGTGCGGCAAAGACTTGGACCGGACCAAGACTCGCATCATCGAACACAGCATTGGACAATCCAAACGCTCATCCGACACACCTTCCGCCGGGCCCAGTGACTCAGCAAAGCGTTGGCTTCAAAAGAAGATCCGACGGGACAAAAAATAA
- a CDS encoding RNA methyltransferase, whose translation METIRSLQNAAVRRIVSLRRSRKRRAAGVVLVDGPRESLRAIEAGLKLTAFYEIEPKLSESAGPPDMPEQAVARQHAIDSGVHRWVTSEVFRKIAYTASTDRCVAEFVAPDDSLEQLLERSSWNDGLILVLDRVEKPGNLGAVFRSADAAGVSAVLLSDCPSDRFNPNAIRGSLGAVFTVPSASGSESQMEAFLKTHGYRVAAMRVEGSRPLFDSDLRGKVAVVLGSEADGLADRWAGDSIDPVALPMAGHVDSLNVSVSAAIVAFEAVRQRSNG comes from the coding sequence ATGGAAACCATACGAAGTCTGCAAAATGCCGCCGTCCGCCGAATTGTCTCGCTGCGCCGTTCCCGAAAACGACGCGCCGCAGGAGTCGTTTTGGTCGATGGCCCACGAGAGTCCCTGCGAGCGATCGAGGCGGGGTTGAAACTGACGGCGTTCTACGAGATCGAACCGAAACTATCCGAATCGGCGGGGCCGCCGGATATGCCCGAGCAGGCCGTCGCAAGGCAGCACGCGATTGATTCCGGAGTGCATCGCTGGGTCACGTCAGAAGTGTTTCGCAAAATCGCTTACACGGCTTCGACGGATCGCTGTGTAGCAGAGTTTGTGGCTCCGGACGATTCGCTGGAGCAGCTTTTGGAGCGTTCTTCATGGAATGACGGGTTGATCTTGGTGCTGGATCGAGTTGAGAAACCTGGCAATTTGGGGGCAGTGTTTCGTTCGGCCGATGCGGCAGGCGTATCAGCGGTCCTGTTGTCGGATTGTCCCTCAGATCGATTCAATCCCAACGCGATTCGTGGATCATTGGGAGCCGTGTTCACCGTTCCGTCGGCGTCGGGGAGCGAATCGCAGATGGAGGCATTCCTGAAAACACATGGCTACCGCGTGGCAGCAATGCGAGTGGAAGGCTCGCGGCCCCTTTTCGATTCAGATTTGCGAGGAAAGGTGGCGGTGGTGTTAGGCAGCGAAGCGGATGGGTTGGCGGATCGCTGGGCGGGTGACTCCATCGATCCGGTGGCGTTGCCGATGGCCGGTCACGTCGACAGTTTGAATGTTTCCGTTAGTGCTGCGATTGTGGCTTTCGAAGCGGTTCGGCAGCGAAGTAACGGCTGA
- a CDS encoding PH domain-containing protein, producing the protein MTDPANPTDENATSKTPAQTDSVPDPLSSAASSTPVSDSGAPAQPRADTPRERFMEQIAKKQSLDDHDPEESLWEGGYSPKAMIGSWIGLSLLSIVLLVAAGFIEQFTFGIALIVIVVLWILVGLNYAAKRLGVQYELTSQRFIHRTGILTRRTDRIEVIDISDVSYEQGPIQRMFKVGSISIISTDKSDPKLELVGINNVGEVAGLIDDIRRAERRRRSIHIEQN; encoded by the coding sequence ATGACAGACCCGGCCAACCCAACAGACGAAAACGCAACCTCGAAAACTCCCGCCCAAACGGATTCGGTCCCCGATCCGCTTTCGTCGGCCGCTTCGTCCACCCCCGTTTCCGATTCTGGTGCCCCAGCCCAACCAAGAGCTGACACGCCTCGGGAACGCTTCATGGAACAGATTGCCAAGAAGCAATCCCTCGACGATCACGATCCGGAGGAATCTCTTTGGGAAGGTGGCTACAGCCCTAAGGCGATGATCGGTTCATGGATTGGATTGTCCCTACTGAGCATCGTGTTGCTGGTCGCCGCTGGATTCATCGAACAATTCACGTTCGGCATCGCGTTGATCGTGATCGTGGTGCTTTGGATCCTGGTGGGCCTGAACTATGCCGCAAAACGATTGGGCGTGCAGTACGAACTCACTAGCCAACGATTCATTCACCGGACCGGCATCCTGACTCGCCGCACTGATCGCATTGAAGTGATCGACATCAGCGATGTAAGCTACGAACAGGGCCCGATCCAGCGAATGTTCAAGGTCGGTTCAATCTCCATCATCAGCACCGACAAGAGCGATCCAAAGCTGGAGTTGGTTGGAATCAACAACGTCGGTGAAGTGGCCGGTTTGATCGATGACATTCGACGTGCCGAACGACGACGGCGCAGCATTCATATCGAGCAAAATTAA
- a CDS encoding N-acetyltransferase, producing the protein MGQHFCTFASMGEPTRVCYLLTFAKQLLCYQPLNARMSENVLCQPVSGRQDQKAFLDLEKRLYSDDPNWVPPLWSERVKLVGFKHHPFYDNAEGQTFLVRRGDRVVGRVLAVVNHAHNRYHDETRGFFGFFECEDDEEAAIELLDTAGDWLKQRGMTCVRGPVHPSLNYEVGLLVDGFDTPPTFLIPYNHPYYERLIQAAGFEKSQDLYSYEASIDILETLDPKLLFVIEESTRRFNAVCRSIDPKNFNADVRVFLDIYNQSLQRTWGYVPMSEAEVDDQSNGLKNLLLPKLTSIAEIDGKPVGAGFGLLDYNPLIKKINGKLLPFGWLKLLMGRKKLKRLRLVSANVLPEYQKWGLGLVTLYKILPEAIKFGIEMGEFSWVLESNQLSRGTIERGGATRSKTHRIYDRSLTPESEQAST; encoded by the coding sequence ATGGGGCAACACTTTTGCACATTCGCTTCGATGGGAGAACCAACCCGAGTCTGCTATCTTCTAACGTTTGCCAAACAGCTTCTCTGCTACCAACCCCTGAACGCTCGAATGTCCGAAAATGTGTTGTGCCAACCCGTTTCCGGACGCCAAGACCAAAAGGCATTTCTCGATCTCGAAAAGCGTCTCTACAGCGACGATCCGAACTGGGTGCCGCCGCTATGGAGCGAACGGGTCAAATTGGTCGGATTCAAGCACCACCCATTTTACGATAACGCCGAAGGCCAAACCTTTCTGGTTCGTCGTGGCGATCGTGTCGTCGGCCGGGTTTTGGCGGTCGTCAATCACGCCCACAACCGCTACCACGACGAGACTCGCGGGTTCTTCGGCTTCTTCGAATGCGAGGACGATGAAGAGGCCGCCATCGAACTTCTCGACACCGCCGGCGACTGGTTGAAGCAACGCGGGATGACCTGTGTACGCGGCCCGGTTCACCCCAGCCTGAACTACGAAGTTGGACTGTTGGTTGATGGCTTCGACACGCCGCCGACTTTCTTGATCCCCTACAACCATCCGTACTACGAACGCCTGATTCAAGCTGCTGGATTTGAGAAGTCGCAGGATCTCTACAGTTACGAAGCTTCGATCGACATCCTCGAAACGCTCGACCCGAAACTACTGTTTGTCATCGAAGAATCGACGCGACGTTTCAATGCTGTGTGCCGTTCGATCGACCCGAAGAACTTTAACGCGGACGTCCGAGTGTTCCTGGACATCTACAACCAATCACTGCAGCGAACTTGGGGCTACGTCCCGATGAGCGAAGCGGAAGTCGATGACCAAAGCAACGGTCTGAAAAACCTGCTGCTTCCCAAACTCACCAGCATCGCCGAAATCGATGGCAAACCCGTCGGTGCCGGTTTTGGTCTGCTGGACTACAACCCTTTGATCAAAAAGATCAACGGGAAGCTGCTTCCATTCGGTTGGTTAAAACTTTTGATGGGACGCAAGAAACTCAAGCGTCTTCGTTTGGTCAGCGCCAATGTGCTACCCGAGTACCAAAAATGGGGTCTGGGTTTGGTCACGCTCTACAAAATTTTGCCGGAAGCGATCAAATTTGGAATCGAAATGGGTGAGTTCTCTTGGGTGCTCGAAAGCAATCAACTTTCACGAGGTACGATCGAGCGCGGTGGTGCAACCCGAAGCAAAACGCACCGCATTTATGATCGATCGCTGACACCGGAATCAGAACAGGCATCCACGTGA